A section of the Agrobacterium tumefaciens genome encodes:
- a CDS encoding glucokinase, which produces MPKTSDTEYLSFPILLGDIGGTNARFSILIDSFAEPVHLTTVKTAEYPTIGDAIQQAVLDKTSLQPVSTILAIAGPIEGDEIPLTNCHWVVKPKGMLANLGLKDVIVINDFEAQALAIAALDDDNRDAIGSGKKDVLASRVVLGPGTGLGVAGLVYARHMWFPVPGEGGHIDIGPRSARDYEVFPHIETIEGRVAGEQILCGRGLVNLYRAICKADGIGPVFSDPADITSHGLSGQNAQAKETLSLFSTYLGRVAGDLALIFMAKGGVYLAGGISQKIVPALKSPEFRAAFEDKAPHSALMRTIPTFVVTHPQAALSGLATYARTPSDFGLSLDGRRWRA; this is translated from the coding sequence ATGCCGAAGACGTCCGATACCGAATATCTGTCCTTCCCAATCCTTCTTGGCGACATCGGTGGCACCAATGCCCGTTTTTCCATCCTGATCGATTCCTTTGCGGAGCCCGTGCATCTCACAACAGTGAAGACGGCGGAATATCCAACCATTGGCGACGCCATCCAGCAGGCGGTTCTGGACAAGACCTCGCTTCAGCCCGTCTCGACCATTCTTGCCATCGCTGGCCCGATCGAAGGTGATGAGATACCGCTCACCAACTGCCATTGGGTCGTCAAGCCGAAGGGCATGCTCGCCAATCTCGGGCTCAAGGATGTCATCGTCATCAACGACTTCGAGGCGCAGGCGCTCGCGATTGCGGCTCTTGACGACGACAACCGCGACGCCATTGGCTCCGGCAAAAAAGACGTGCTGGCCTCTCGCGTGGTTCTTGGACCGGGCACGGGACTTGGTGTGGCCGGTCTGGTTTATGCGCGCCATATGTGGTTCCCCGTGCCTGGCGAAGGTGGCCATATCGATATTGGCCCGAGAAGCGCGCGTGACTATGAGGTTTTCCCGCACATCGAAACCATCGAGGGCCGCGTCGCCGGCGAACAGATTCTATGCGGACGCGGACTGGTCAACCTTTATCGGGCCATCTGCAAGGCCGACGGCATCGGGCCTGTCTTCTCCGATCCCGCCGACATCACCTCGCACGGCCTTTCCGGCCAGAATGCACAGGCGAAAGAAACGCTGTCGCTGTTCAGCACCTATCTCGGCCGCGTGGCGGGTGACCTTGCATTGATCTTCATGGCCAAGGGCGGCGTTTATCTGGCCGGCGGCATTTCGCAGAAGATCGTTCCGGCGTTGAAGAGCCCGGAATTCCGCGCCGCTTTCGAAGACAAGGCGCCGCACAGCGCGCTGATGCGGACCATTCCCACCTTCGTCGTCACCCATCCACAGGCGGCGCTTTCAGGTCTTGCCACCTACGCCAGAACGCCTTCGGATTTCGGCCTGTCGCTGGACGGGCGACGCTGGAGAGCCTGA
- the dapB gene encoding 4-hydroxy-tetrahydrodipicolinate reductase, translating to MSGSDMKLVVVGAAGRMGQALIRLIHQTPGVQLHAAVAREGSAFVGRDAGEIAGLGPIGVEITSDPLQAFLHAEGVIDFTSPATSVTFAGLAAQARIVHVIGTTGCSAQDDERFKAASRHARIVKSGNMSLGVNLLSVLTQQAAQALDAQNWDIEILEMHHKHKVDAPSGTALLLGEAAAAGRNVDLAASSVRVRDGHTGAREIGTIGFATLRGGSVIGEHSVIFAGEGERVELSHYAGDRSIFARGAITAAVWALDKKPGFYSMLDVLGLSQTE from the coding sequence ATGAGCGGCAGCGACATGAAACTGGTGGTGGTCGGCGCGGCAGGCCGCATGGGACAGGCGCTGATCCGCCTCATTCACCAGACGCCAGGCGTTCAGCTGCACGCCGCCGTCGCGCGGGAAGGCTCCGCCTTCGTGGGACGCGATGCCGGAGAGATTGCCGGTCTCGGGCCTATCGGTGTCGAAATTACCAGCGATCCGCTGCAGGCATTTCTCCATGCGGAAGGGGTGATCGATTTCACCTCGCCGGCAACGAGCGTCACCTTTGCGGGCCTTGCTGCTCAGGCGCGCATCGTGCACGTCATCGGCACCACGGGCTGCTCAGCGCAAGACGACGAAAGATTCAAGGCAGCGTCCCGCCATGCCCGCATCGTCAAGTCGGGTAATATGAGCCTCGGCGTCAATCTGCTGAGTGTCTTGACCCAGCAGGCGGCGCAGGCGCTGGACGCACAGAACTGGGATATTGAAATTCTCGAAATGCACCACAAGCACAAGGTGGATGCGCCCTCTGGCACAGCGCTGCTGCTCGGCGAAGCGGCCGCCGCCGGTCGCAACGTCGATCTCGCTGCCTCTTCCGTGCGGGTGCGCGACGGGCATACGGGCGCTCGCGAGATCGGCACCATCGGTTTTGCCACATTGCGCGGCGGCTCTGTCATCGGGGAGCACTCAGTCATTTTTGCCGGCGAAGGTGAGCGCGTTGAGCTCTCCCATTATGCTGGCGACCGCTCCATCTTCGCACGCGGCGCGATCACGGCAGCCGTCTGGGCCCTGGACAAGAAGCCGGGCTTCTATTCCATGCTGGATGTGCTCGGTCTTTCGCAGACGGAATAA
- the phnF gene encoding phosphonate metabolism transcriptional regulator PhnF, giving the protein MSPSAAMKRKNGVALWRQIADRIRGEIAAGDHDETGMLPPEMTLAEKFGVNRHTVRSAIAALASEGILEPMQGRGTLIARKERLSFPISLRTRFTAGIGDQVKEMEALLLSHTTEPANADLAARLQMPVDAPLVRLETLRKADTRPVSRSTTWFPADRFAGIGEAYQNSGSITAAFKMLGVEDYVRISTVISAIHADTQDLADLELSPGAILLVTKALNADMDGVPVQYAVSRFSADTVEFTVEN; this is encoded by the coding sequence ATGAGCCCATCAGCAGCAATGAAAAGAAAGAACGGCGTGGCGCTCTGGCGGCAGATTGCCGACCGGATCAGGGGTGAGATAGCGGCTGGCGATCACGACGAAACCGGCATGTTGCCGCCGGAAATGACGCTCGCCGAAAAATTCGGCGTCAACCGCCACACCGTTCGCAGCGCCATTGCCGCACTGGCCAGCGAAGGCATCCTCGAGCCGATGCAGGGACGCGGCACGTTGATCGCCCGCAAGGAGCGTCTGAGCTTTCCGATTTCGCTGCGCACGCGGTTCACGGCAGGCATCGGCGATCAGGTGAAGGAAATGGAGGCGCTGCTGCTTTCCCACACGACCGAGCCGGCAAATGCCGATCTCGCGGCCCGGCTGCAAATGCCGGTGGATGCGCCGCTTGTCCGTCTTGAAACGCTGCGCAAGGCGGACACCCGGCCGGTGTCCCGCTCGACAACATGGTTTCCGGCGGATCGTTTCGCCGGGATAGGGGAGGCCTATCAGAACAGTGGCTCGATCACGGCAGCTTTCAAGATGCTGGGCGTGGAGGACTATGTGCGCATCTCAACCGTCATTTCCGCTATCCATGCGGATACGCAGGATCTTGCCGATCTCGAATTATCGCCGGGGGCTATCCTGCTTGTCACCAAGGCATTGAACGCCGATATGGATGGCGTGCCGGTGCAATATGCCGTCAGCCGATTTTCCGCCGATACGGTCGAATTCACGGTCGAAAATTAG
- the phnG gene encoding phosphonate C-P lyase system protein PhnG — protein sequence MDNEAANMQMERKRVAALLARATVMELETVWNRQDASPQTENVRGPETGLVMVKGRIGGGGAPFNLGETTVTRATVKLASGTVGHAHVLGTGRKKAWYAAVFDALWQENRTRDFIESELLSPVEKRLRDEKARKAKETAATRVDFFTMVRGED from the coding sequence ATGGATAACGAAGCTGCGAATATGCAGATGGAGAGGAAACGAGTGGCGGCGCTTCTTGCCCGCGCCACCGTTATGGAACTTGAAACCGTCTGGAACCGGCAGGATGCCAGCCCGCAGACGGAAAACGTGCGCGGGCCTGAAACCGGCCTCGTCATGGTCAAGGGCCGTATCGGCGGCGGTGGCGCGCCCTTTAATCTCGGCGAGACCACAGTCACCCGCGCAACCGTGAAGCTTGCCTCGGGAACCGTTGGCCACGCCCATGTTCTCGGCACCGGCCGCAAGAAGGCCTGGTATGCGGCCGTTTTCGACGCGCTCTGGCAGGAAAACCGGACCCGGGACTTCATCGAGAGTGAGCTTCTTTCACCTGTCGAGAAAAGACTGCGTGACGAGAAGGCGCGAAAAGCAAAGGAAACCGCTGCGACGCGGGTCGATTTCTTCACCATGGTTCGAGGAGAGGACTGA
- the phnH gene encoding phosphonate C-P lyase system protein PhnH — MSVEAEALTGGFSDAVFDSQRVFKKLMDGMARPGTRQTIETTVAPPTALARATGAVLLALCDHDTPVWLSGTLRKTAVPGWIGFHTGAPVAEEKAAAHFAVLEAGSAIASFGLFAQGSQEYPDRSTTLIIELPDLEGGRELLLSGPGIRGVNTIRPIGLPDIFPLLWAENNATFPRGVDVILTAGDRFVCLPRTTRIKPVEA, encoded by the coding sequence ATGAGCGTCGAGGCAGAAGCACTGACCGGCGGCTTTTCCGACGCGGTCTTCGATTCTCAGCGAGTTTTTAAAAAGTTGATGGACGGCATGGCGCGTCCGGGTACACGGCAGACCATCGAGACTACGGTCGCTCCGCCAACGGCGCTCGCCCGGGCAACAGGGGCTGTTCTGCTCGCACTGTGCGACCACGATACCCCGGTCTGGCTGAGCGGCACGTTGCGCAAGACCGCAGTGCCGGGCTGGATCGGCTTTCACACCGGCGCGCCGGTGGCGGAAGAAAAAGCGGCTGCGCATTTCGCCGTCCTCGAAGCGGGCAGCGCCATCGCCTCCTTCGGCCTTTTCGCCCAAGGCAGCCAGGAATATCCCGACCGTTCGACCACGCTGATCATCGAGCTGCCCGACCTTGAAGGCGGGCGGGAATTGCTGCTCTCCGGACCGGGCATCAGAGGCGTCAACACCATTCGCCCTATCGGCCTGCCAGACATATTCCCCCTGCTTTGGGCAGAGAACAACGCCACCTTCCCGCGTGGCGTCGATGTCATCCTGACGGCTGGCGATAGATTCGTCTGCCTGCCGCGCACGACGCGCATCAAACCCGTGGAGGCATAA
- a CDS encoding carbon-phosphorus lyase complex subunit PhnI, with the protein MYVAVKGGETAIANAHRLLADKRRGDRDLPAMSVAQIVSQLSLAVDRVMAEASLYDQSLAALAVKQARGDMIEAIFLLRAYRTTLPRYGYSVPVDTAAMTVQRRVSATYKDLPGGQLLGPTFDYTHRLLDPSLLEDDPVETAAQREGEQEYVMRVSDILDEEGLIESDGGMPDDHVAGDLTREPMEFPMPRDLRLQSLARGDEGFLLALAYSTQRGYGRTHPFVGEIRIGEVEVELDVPELGFSVSLGDIQVTECQMVNQFKGSAKAPPQFTRGYGLVFGQSERKAMAMSLVDRALRAGEFGEDVVAPAQDEEFVISHADNVQATGFVEHLKLPHYVDFQAELGLVRKMRADFDAINADGAVWMGDAAE; encoded by the coding sequence ATGTACGTTGCTGTCAAAGGCGGGGAGACCGCCATAGCCAACGCCCACCGGCTGCTGGCCGACAAGCGGCGCGGAGACCGTGACCTGCCGGCGATGAGCGTTGCGCAAATCGTTTCGCAGCTCTCGCTCGCGGTGGACCGGGTCATGGCAGAGGCGTCGCTCTACGATCAGTCGCTTGCAGCGCTGGCCGTCAAGCAGGCCCGCGGCGACATGATCGAAGCCATCTTCCTGCTGCGCGCCTACCGTACCACCCTGCCGCGTTATGGATATTCTGTCCCGGTGGACACCGCTGCAATGACGGTGCAGCGGCGTGTGTCCGCCACCTACAAGGATTTGCCCGGCGGGCAGTTGCTGGGCCCGACCTTCGATTATACCCACCGCCTGCTCGACCCCTCCCTGCTCGAGGACGACCCTGTCGAAACCGCCGCCCAGCGCGAAGGCGAGCAGGAATATGTCATGCGCGTTTCCGATATTCTTGATGAGGAGGGACTGATCGAAAGCGACGGCGGCATGCCTGACGATCACGTTGCGGGCGACCTGACGCGGGAACCAATGGAGTTTCCGATGCCGCGTGACCTGCGCCTGCAGTCGTTGGCGCGTGGCGACGAAGGTTTTCTCCTTGCGCTCGCCTACTCCACGCAAAGAGGATACGGCCGGACACACCCCTTCGTCGGAGAAATCCGCATTGGCGAGGTCGAGGTTGAACTCGACGTTCCCGAGCTCGGATTCAGTGTTTCCCTTGGCGATATCCAGGTGACTGAATGCCAGATGGTGAACCAGTTCAAGGGTTCGGCAAAGGCACCGCCGCAGTTCACACGCGGTTACGGTCTGGTATTTGGACAGAGCGAACGCAAGGCTATGGCCATGTCTCTTGTCGACCGGGCGCTGCGGGCAGGAGAGTTCGGCGAGGATGTGGTCGCTCCCGCGCAGGACGAGGAGTTTGTCATTTCACACGCCGACAATGTGCAGGCCACGGGCTTTGTTGAACACCTGAAATTGCCGCACTACGTGGACTTTCAGGCCGAACTCGGCCTGGTCAGAAAGATGCGCGCGGATTTCGACGCGATCAACGCCGATGGGGCCGTGTGGATGGGCGATGCGGCCGAATAA
- a CDS encoding alpha-D-ribose 1-methylphosphonate 5-phosphate C-P-lyase PhnJ, whose product MLKEVSFDDGLAAYNFAYLDEQTKRMIRRAILKAIAIPGYQVPFASREMPMPYGWGTGGVQLTASILGPDDVLKVIDQGADDTTNAVSIRAFFQKVADVAVTTRTKDATIIQTRHRIPEEDLHSGQVLVYQVPIPEPLRFLEPRETETRVMHALEEYGLMHVKLYEDIARNGRISTTYAYPVKVAGRYVMDPSPTPKFDNPKMNMSEALQLFGAGREKRIYAVPPYTDVVSLDFEDHPFEVQRFDKPCALCGAENVYLDEVVLDDKGGRMFVCSDTDHCDDRRANGHKGHLLAVVKEAAE is encoded by the coding sequence ATGCTTAAAGAAGTTTCATTCGACGACGGGCTGGCTGCCTACAACTTCGCTTATCTCGATGAACAGACAAAGCGGATGATCCGCCGGGCGATCCTCAAGGCCATCGCCATTCCGGGTTACCAGGTTCCCTTCGCTTCCCGCGAAATGCCCATGCCCTATGGCTGGGGCACCGGCGGCGTGCAGTTGACGGCCTCCATCCTTGGTCCCGACGATGTGCTGAAAGTCATCGACCAGGGCGCGGACGACACCACGAACGCCGTCTCCATTCGAGCCTTCTTCCAGAAGGTGGCTGATGTGGCCGTCACCACCCGCACGAAGGATGCCACCATCATCCAGACGCGGCACCGTATTCCGGAGGAGGACCTGCATTCCGGTCAGGTGCTTGTATATCAGGTTCCAATCCCCGAGCCCCTTCGCTTTCTCGAGCCGCGCGAGACGGAAACCCGTGTCATGCATGCACTGGAAGAATACGGCCTGATGCACGTCAAGCTTTACGAGGACATCGCCCGCAACGGCCGCATTTCCACTACCTATGCCTATCCGGTGAAAGTCGCCGGGCGTTATGTGATGGACCCCTCGCCGACGCCGAAATTCGACAATCCGAAAATGAATATGTCGGAGGCGTTGCAGCTGTTCGGCGCCGGGCGCGAAAAGCGCATCTATGCCGTGCCTCCCTATACGGATGTCGTCAGCCTGGATTTCGAGGATCACCCGTTTGAAGTCCAGCGCTTCGACAAGCCCTGCGCACTGTGCGGCGCGGAGAATGTCTATCTCGACGAGGTGGTGCTGGATGACAAGGGCGGGCGCATGTTCGTCTGCTCCGACACCGACCATTGCGATGATCGCCGCGCCAATGGCCATAAGGGCCACCTGCTGGCGGTTGTAAAGGAGGCAGCAGAATGA
- the phnK gene encoding phosphonate C-P lyase system protein PhnK, which yields MSDAPLLKVRDVSKYYGDRAGCRNVSFELYAGEVLAIVGESGSGKTTLLNCISTRLMPTAGSVEYRMRDGSVRDLYHMGEAERRFLMRTDWGFVHQNPADGLRMAVSAGANVGERLMAVGNRHYGNIRQSASEWLERVEIGTDRIDDQPRAFSGGMRQRLQIARNLVTSPRLVFMDEPTGGLDVSVQARLLDLVRGLVNDLGLAVVVVTHDLAVARLLSHRMMVMKGGDVIEHGLTDRVLDDPREPYTQLLVSSILQV from the coding sequence ATGAGCGACGCACCGCTTCTGAAAGTCCGGGACGTTTCCAAATATTACGGCGACCGCGCCGGTTGCCGCAACGTCTCCTTCGAGCTTTACGCCGGCGAGGTTCTGGCGATTGTCGGCGAATCCGGCTCAGGCAAGACGACCCTTCTCAACTGCATTTCTACCCGGCTGATGCCAACGGCAGGCAGCGTGGAATATCGCATGCGCGACGGCTCCGTGCGTGACCTTTACCACATGGGAGAAGCCGAACGGCGTTTCCTGATGCGGACCGACTGGGGTTTCGTGCACCAGAACCCCGCAGATGGGCTGCGCATGGCGGTGTCGGCTGGCGCGAATGTTGGCGAGCGGCTGATGGCCGTGGGCAACAGGCATTACGGCAATATCCGTCAATCGGCCAGCGAATGGCTGGAGCGGGTGGAAATCGGCACCGACCGTATCGACGACCAGCCGCGCGCCTTCTCGGGCGGCATGCGCCAGCGCCTCCAGATCGCCCGCAACCTTGTCACCTCGCCGCGCCTTGTCTTCATGGATGAGCCGACAGGTGGTCTCGATGTTTCGGTGCAGGCGCGTCTGCTCGATCTGGTTCGTGGCCTCGTCAACGATCTCGGCCTTGCCGTTGTCGTCGTCACGCATGACCTCGCGGTTGCGCGGCTTCTTTCCCATCGCATGATGGTGATGAAGGGCGGCGATGTCATTGAGCACGGTCTGACCGACCGGGTGCTGGACGACCCCCGCGAGCCCTACACGCAATTGCTTGTTTCCTCCATTTTGCAGGTCTAG
- the phnL gene encoding phosphonate C-P lyase system protein PhnL has translation MPTPLIVSEVFKSFTMHLRDGIELPVVRDVNFSVSGGECVVLGGPSGIGKSSILKMLYGNYAIDSGQILIRHQGEVVDIGSASPRTILDIRHRTIGYVSQFLRTVPRVAAIDVVAEPLLARKVAAQDAREQAAALLSKLNLPRELWSLPPATFSGGEQQRVNIARGFITDHAILLLDEPTASLDATNRRVVVEMIREKKEKGTALLGIFHDEEVREAVADRILDVSQFSPRKAAA, from the coding sequence ATGCCGACACCTCTCATCGTTTCGGAAGTCTTTAAAAGCTTCACCATGCATCTTCGCGACGGCATCGAGCTGCCTGTCGTCCGCGACGTGAATTTTTCCGTATCTGGCGGCGAATGCGTCGTGCTCGGCGGCCCTTCTGGCATCGGCAAAAGCTCGATCCTGAAAATGCTCTATGGCAATTACGCCATCGACAGCGGGCAGATCCTTATTCGCCATCAGGGCGAGGTTGTCGATATTGGCAGCGCTTCACCCCGCACAATTCTCGATATCCGTCATCGCACCATCGGTTATGTCAGCCAGTTTTTGCGGACGGTACCCCGCGTCGCGGCGATTGACGTGGTTGCCGAGCCGCTTCTGGCGCGCAAGGTTGCCGCTCAAGATGCGCGTGAGCAGGCCGCCGCACTGCTTTCGAAACTCAACCTGCCACGGGAATTGTGGTCGCTGCCGCCCGCCACCTTTTCGGGCGGCGAGCAGCAGCGCGTCAATATCGCGCGCGGTTTCATCACCGATCATGCAATCCTGCTTCTCGACGAGCCAACGGCCTCACTCGACGCCACCAACCGGCGTGTGGTGGTGGAGATGATCAGGGAGAAGAAAGAAAAGGGCACCGCGCTGCTCGGCATTTTTCACGATGAAGAAGTGCGAGAGGCCGTGGCCGACCGCATTCTCGACGTCTCGCAATTTTCGCCCCGGAAGGCAGCAGCATGA
- a CDS encoding DapH/DapD/GlmU-related protein, protein MNSKVGLEPVIHDTARVLNSSIGHFTEISERCRIEEVEMGDYSYVMQDGAIWCATIGKFVNIAASVRINATNHPMQRATLHHFTYRANNYWDDAEDESDFFAARRARRVVIGHDVWIGHGATILPGVNVGNGAVIGAGAVVSKDVAPYTIVGGVPARLIRDRFPPEVGQQMDDLRWWDWDHKRLRDALDDFRSLSAEDFIAKYRG, encoded by the coding sequence ATGAACTCCAAAGTCGGTCTCGAACCCGTCATCCACGACACTGCCCGTGTCCTCAATTCCTCGATTGGCCACTTTACCGAAATTTCGGAGCGCTGCCGCATCGAAGAGGTCGAGATGGGCGACTATTCGTACGTCATGCAGGATGGCGCGATCTGGTGCGCCACCATCGGCAAATTCGTCAATATCGCCGCTTCCGTCCGCATCAACGCCACCAACCATCCGATGCAGCGGGCGACCCTGCACCACTTCACTTACCGCGCCAACAATTATTGGGACGACGCGGAAGACGAGTCCGACTTTTTCGCCGCCCGCCGCGCCAGACGCGTGGTGATCGGCCACGACGTATGGATCGGCCATGGCGCCACCATCCTGCCGGGTGTCAACGTCGGCAATGGCGCTGTCATCGGGGCTGGCGCCGTCGTCTCGAAGGATGTTGCGCCCTATACGATTGTCGGGGGCGTTCCCGCGAGGTTGATCCGCGACCGCTTTCCGCCTGAGGTCGGCCAGCAGATGGATGATCTGCGCTGGTGGGACTGGGACCACAAGAGGCTGCGCGACGCACTCGATGATTTCCGCAGCCTGTCAGCCGAAGATTTCATCGCAAAATATCGCGGCTGA
- the phnC gene encoding phosphonate ABC transporter ATP-binding protein, giving the protein MSFHLKQVTRRFGNHTAVDAVNVEIPQGQMVGVIGRSGAGKSTLLRMINRLIDPSSGSIHFNDTEVSSLKGAALRNWQRDCAMIFQQFNLVPRLDVLTNVMLGRLNHRSTLLSLFNIFTDEERLMAIAALERLGIEHVAMQAAGTLSGGQQQRVAIARALMQSPKMVLADEPIASLDPLNAKIVMDALRDINEREGITVVTNLHTLDTARNYCERIIGMSKGRVVFDGTPAELTAAAVTEIYGTDSHGAGIDETMTSTSITIPGAQLAARPVQQSAGPEPLALAGL; this is encoded by the coding sequence ATGAGCTTTCACCTGAAGCAAGTCACGCGCCGTTTCGGCAACCATACCGCGGTCGATGCCGTGAATGTCGAAATACCGCAGGGACAGATGGTAGGCGTGATAGGACGTTCCGGAGCGGGAAAGTCAACGCTGCTGCGGATGATAAACCGGCTCATCGATCCCTCCTCCGGCTCAATTCATTTCAACGATACCGAAGTTTCGTCCTTGAAAGGTGCCGCGCTCCGCAACTGGCAGCGCGACTGCGCCATGATCTTCCAGCAGTTCAATCTCGTCCCGCGCCTCGACGTGCTTACCAATGTCATGCTCGGCCGCCTCAACCACCGTTCGACGCTGCTCAGCCTCTTCAACATCTTCACGGATGAAGAGCGGCTGATGGCGATCGCCGCACTTGAACGGCTGGGCATCGAGCATGTGGCAATGCAGGCCGCAGGTACGCTTTCCGGGGGCCAGCAACAGCGCGTGGCGATTGCCCGCGCCCTGATGCAGTCTCCGAAGATGGTCCTGGCCGATGAGCCGATCGCCTCGCTCGACCCGCTGAACGCCAAAATCGTTATGGACGCGCTGCGCGACATCAACGAGCGCGAAGGCATCACTGTCGTTACGAATCTGCACACACTGGATACAGCGCGCAACTATTGCGAACGCATCATCGGCATGTCGAAAGGCCGCGTCGTTTTTGATGGCACGCCGGCTGAGCTGACGGCTGCCGCCGTGACGGAAATCTACGGCACGGACTCACACGGCGCCGGCATCGACGAGACCATGACCTCGACCAGTATAACCATTCCCGGCGCGCAACTTGCCGCGCGTCCGGTGCAGCAATCTGCCGGCCCAGAACCGCTCGCTCTCGCCGGGCTCTGA
- the phnD gene encoding phosphonate ABC transporter substrate-binding protein: protein MLKKLLLSAVALGVLAGSAMAQDIKVLRIGLDGSENEADQIRNAKCVADGLKAATGVSEVQVFPSPDYNGVIQGLLGGTIDIASMGASSYAKIAIADPKAVDPILTYTGSDGSSGYYTIMVARKDSGIKTLADAKGKKIGFADPDSTSGFLIPNVAIPKETGTPIKEYFSETGFGGGHENLVLAVLDKKFDVGTTFGSGVGKWEDGYSGGNLHQMVKKGNLDMDDIVEVWKSPLIPNGPLLVANKIGDSMKQKVEDFFMELPKKDLACFQGFTQGKNTAYIKVDPSFYQTIIDARKSVIGG from the coding sequence ATGTTGAAGAAATTGCTTCTCTCGGCAGTCGCCCTTGGCGTTCTGGCCGGTTCCGCCATGGCTCAGGACATCAAGGTTCTGCGCATCGGTCTAGACGGTTCCGAAAACGAGGCAGACCAGATCCGCAACGCCAAGTGCGTCGCCGATGGCCTCAAGGCTGCAACGGGCGTTTCCGAAGTGCAGGTATTCCCGTCGCCGGATTATAACGGCGTTATCCAGGGCCTTCTCGGCGGCACCATCGACATCGCCTCCATGGGCGCGTCGTCCTATGCCAAGATCGCCATCGCTGACCCGAAGGCCGTCGATCCGATCCTGACCTATACGGGCTCTGACGGCTCCAGCGGCTATTACACCATCATGGTTGCCCGCAAGGACAGCGGCATCAAAACCCTGGCGGATGCCAAGGGCAAGAAGATCGGCTTTGCCGACCCCGACTCCACATCTGGCTTCCTTATTCCAAACGTTGCCATCCCTAAGGAAACCGGCACGCCGATCAAGGAATACTTCTCCGAAACCGGCTTTGGTGGCGGCCACGAGAACCTCGTTCTCGCCGTTCTCGACAAGAAGTTCGATGTCGGAACCACCTTTGGTTCGGGCGTTGGCAAGTGGGAAGACGGCTACTCCGGTGGCAACCTTCACCAGATGGTCAAGAAGGGCAACCTCGACATGGACGATATCGTTGAAGTCTGGAAGTCACCGCTGATCCCGAACGGCCCGCTGCTCGTTGCCAACAAGATCGGCGACAGCATGAAGCAGAAGGTCGAGGACTTCTTCATGGAACTGCCGAAAAAGGACCTCGCCTGCTTCCAGGGTTTCACCCAGGGCAAAAACACCGCCTACATCAAGGTCGACCCGTCCTTCTACCAGACGATCATCGACGCCCGTAAGTCCGTTATCGGCGGCTGA